In Pirellula sp. SH-Sr6A, the DNA window CGTTCGAACGAGCGAAGAGTTTGGCTCTCAAGGAGACTTGCCCACGCACCCCGAATTGCTTGACCATTTGGCGACAGAATGGATTCGTTTGGAATGGGACACTAAGAAATTCCTTCGCTATTTGGTTCTGACCCGGACTTACCAACAGACATCTTCGGTTTCTGCCGAACGATTCGAGCAAGACCCCGAAAATCTGTATTTCTCGCGAGGCCCGCGGTTCCGTGCCAGTGCTGAACAAATTCGCGATATGGCCCTCGAGGCCGCCGGCCTATTATCCCATCGCATGTTCGGCCCTCCTGTTCGACCGATGCAGCCGAGCATGGGACTGAATGCTGCGTTCGGTAGCAAAACGGATTGGGAGACGAGCAAAGGAGAGAACCGCTACCGCAGAGCGTTGTACACGCAATGGCGCCGCTCGAATCCCTATCCATCGATGGCAACCTTCGATGCTCCGAACCGAGAGGTCTGCGTCTTGAAGCGGGATCGCACGAATACACCGTTGCAAGCATTGGTCACGTTGAACGATCCCGTGTTTGTTGAGGCCGCGCAGGGACTCGCCCGGCGAGCTGTGCTAAGAGAAGGTGTGGATAAGACCTTCGAAGCCCGCCTGGACAAGGTCTTCGAGTTGACGCTGGCGAGAAAACCGCGAGCAACGGAAACTGCCGCGTTGCGCTCACTTTTGGAAGAAGCCATTTTGGAACTGGAGCCGACACCCGAGTTGGCGACGAAGCTCGCTACCGAACCGTTGGGCCCTCTCCCGGACGGAGCGTCTCCGAGCGAGCTCGCCGCTTGGACAGCCCTGTGCAATGTCGTTTTGAACCTCGACGAATTTTTGATGAAGCCATGACCCCACCCTTTCATCACCATCTATCGCAACAGACGCGGCGTTATTTCCTCGGAGCGGCCTCCGGTGGAATAGGAGCTGTGGCGCTCCAGGGGCTCCTGGGAAACCAAGCGGCTGGCAATTCGACGAACGAATCCCTTCGACAGCCTCATTTTCCCGCGAAAGCCAAACATGTAATCTACCTTCACATGACGGGCTCACCTCCCAATTTAGATTTGTTCGACTACAAACCCAAATTGATCGAGCTGGATGGACAGGACGCTCCTGCTTCGGTTTTACAGGGGAAAGAGTTTGCGTTCACCAAAGGGACGCCGAAGCTGTTGGGAACACGCCATAAATTTGTAGAGTCCGGAAAGAGTGGACTGCTTCTTAGCGACTGCTTGCCCCATCTACAGGGCGTCGCAGATGAATTGTGTTTGGTGCACAGCATGCATACGGATCAATTCAATCATGCTCCGGCGGAGTTACTGGTTTACACGGGATCTCCGCGCAGTGGACGGCCATCCTTTGGCTCGTGGGTTACCTATGGACTGGGTAGCGAGAATGAAAATTTGCCCGCGTTTGTCGTGCTCATCAGCAGCGGTGTGCAACCCAACGGCGGAAAAAGTTCGTTCGGTAGCGGATTTCTCCCCAGCGTGTACCAGGGAGTCCAATGTCGATCGCAGGGCGATCCGGTCCTCTTCGCGTCCGACCCCGCCGGGATGAGTCGGTCGCTTCGTCGCAAGACGCTCGATGCGCTGAACGAATTGAATCAAATTCAAATGGAAGAGAAGGGACACCCAGAGACGCAGACGCGAATATCCCAGTACGAGCTCGCGTTTCGCATGCAGACCAGCGTACCGGAGGTTATGGACATCTCGCGCGAAACTCAGGCCACACTCGACGATTACGGTGCCAAGGTCGGGGGATCCAGTTTGGCCAATAATTGCTTGCTCGCACGGAGATTGGTCGAGTCAGGGGTTCGGTACGTCCAGTTGTTCGACTGGGGATGGGACTTTCACGGGACCGGTCCGGCCGAAGACATTCGCGATGGTTTGACAAAGAAGTGCGAGACCATGGATCGCCCCGTAGCAGCACTGATTCGAGACTTAAAGCAGCGAGGCCTCCTCGACGAGACACTGATCATTTGGGGGGGAGAGTTCGGCAGAACCCCGTTCCGCGAAGGTCGAACAGCGAAAGGGGATATCCTAGGCCGCGATCACTATCCTGATTGTTTCACCATGTTCATGGCAGGAGGTGGTACCAAGGGAGGCTTTGAATATGGTGCGACCGATGATCTAGGATTCGGCGTCATCGAAAATCCAGTTCACGTGCATGACATGCAAGCTACATGGCTGCATTGCTTGGGATTCGATCACACCAAATTAACGTATCGATTCCAAGGGCGAGACTACCGACTCACCGATGTCCATGGCAACGTGGTGCAGGCCTTGCTCGCGTGATCTGGGATCGCCAACACATTCACAGACCTAATCAACCAAACGCAGAAACGCCTGAGTCATAGGCTTTCTCGAACAACAAACCATGTTCCATCGATCGAAAACCGAGGCGGTGAAGCAGCGTTACGATGCGTTGTTGATCGGCCGAGGCGACGATCCGAACGATTCGCTTTCGTTCTTGCTGGAGCTGGCGCAGCGACTCGGCAAGCAAATAAGTGTATTGCTCTTGGGCTTCGTCGGTTTCTGGAAGGTCAGAGAGGACCATGCGCACCACACTGGAATCCAAGCCAACGATACTGGGGTCTGGGTACCAATACGAAACGATACCGGCTAAGGCCGGAGGAGATTTGATCATCAGGTGAAAACGGGTCTGTTCGCAGTGCCCCAATACCGTGCTGGTCCACCAGTGATCGTAGTCCTCGTCGAGCATGCGTCCGATGGTGCAAGTTCTGCGGGCTTGGATTTGCATGCGGTCCATGGGAGGGCGGAACACGGACAAATCCAGTTCCCAGCACTCCGTCGGCCGGACCGGAACATAGCCCGCGTCGGTGAGCCAGCGCTGCGTTTTGAAATCGTTGGCAAACAACCCCATCAAATTATCGCCGTCCGCAATCCCAAGATAGAATCCGCTTCGATCTCCTCCGCCGAGCGCTGAACAACTCTTTGCACCGAGGGATTTCAGCTGGGAATCGGCGTGGGACAACAACATGGCAGCGATCGCGTCTTCGCCAGGCCCAGGAGAAACGCA includes these proteins:
- a CDS encoding DUF1501 domain-containing protein, whose translation is MTPPFHHHLSQQTRRYFLGAASGGIGAVALQGLLGNQAAGNSTNESLRQPHFPAKAKHVIYLHMTGSPPNLDLFDYKPKLIELDGQDAPASVLQGKEFAFTKGTPKLLGTRHKFVESGKSGLLLSDCLPHLQGVADELCLVHSMHTDQFNHAPAELLVYTGSPRSGRPSFGSWVTYGLGSENENLPAFVVLISSGVQPNGGKSSFGSGFLPSVYQGVQCRSQGDPVLFASDPAGMSRSLRRKTLDALNELNQIQMEEKGHPETQTRISQYELAFRMQTSVPEVMDISRETQATLDDYGAKVGGSSLANNCLLARRLVESGVRYVQLFDWGWDFHGTGPAEDIRDGLTKKCETMDRPVAALIRDLKQRGLLDETLIIWGGEFGRTPFREGRTAKGDILGRDHYPDCFTMFMAGGGTKGGFEYGATDDLGFGVIENPVHVHDMQATWLHCLGFDHTKLTYRFQGRDYRLTDVHGNVVQALLA